From the Conger conger chromosome 13, fConCon1.1, whole genome shotgun sequence genome, the window ACCCTGCAGTATCCATAGTGACACAGTGAGTAACACACCCTGCAGTATCCATAGTGACACAGTGAATAACACACCCTGCAGTATCCATAGTGACACAGTGAATAACACACCCTGCAGTATCCATAGTGACACAGTGAGTAACACACCCTGCAGTATCCATAGTGACACAGTGAGTAACACACTCTGCAGTATCCATAGTGACACAGTGAGTAACACACTCTGCAGTATCCATAGTGGCACAGTGAGTAACACACCCTGCAGTATCCATAGTGACACAGTGAATAACACACCCTGCAGTATCCATAGTGACACAGTGAGTAACACACCCTGCAGTATCCATAGTGACACAGTGAGTAACACACTCTGCAGTATCCATAGTGGCACAGTGAGTAACACACCCTGCAGTATCCATAGTGACACAGTGAGTAACACACCCTGCAGTATCCATAGTGACACAGTGAGTAACACACTCTGCAGTATCCATAGTGACACAGTGAGTAACACACCCTGCAGTATCCATAGTGACACAGTGAGTAACACACTCTGCAGTATCCATAGTGACACAGTGAGTAACACACCCTGCAGTATCCATAGTGACACAGTGAGTAACACACCCTGCAGTATCCATAGTGACACAGTGAGTAACACACTCTGCAGTATCCATAGTGGCACAGTGAGTAACACACCCTGCAGTATCCATAGTGACACAGTGAGTAACACACCCTGCAGTATCCATAGTGACACAGTGAGTAACACACTCTGCAGTATCCATAGTGGCCTGTCAGCTTCCTGCAGCATGATTCTGTGACCCGCCTGTGCCTGCCCTCAGCACACAGGGCTGTACCCCATGGTGGCGAAGAGTCTCCGGCGCATTGCAGAGGGCAAGGACCCCGTGGACtggcacatacacacgtgcggCATGGCCAACATGTTCGCCTACCACAGCCTGGGCTATGAGGATCTGGACCAGCTACAGAAAGAGCCTCAGCCGCTTTACTTCGTCCTGGAGCTCGTGAAGGTCATACAGATCCTCAAAAAcatactcactcagtcactcactcacacctatgcactcactcagtcactcactaagtcactcacacactcactcacactcacacactcactcactcactcacacacatgcacactcactcactcactcactcacacacatgcactcactcactcactcactcactcacacacatgcactcagtcactcactcacaaaatcacccactcactcactcactcagttaGTCACTCAGCCACTCACTCATGcaatcattcactcactcacacactcactcactcacacaccctcactaactcactcacttactcacacacacacactcacttacaaaATCACAATCTAACTCAcactcattcatttattcactcactcacacactcacatactcagtcaggcactcactcacacactcacacacactcacatactcagtcaggcactcactcacacactcacacacactcacatactcagtCAGGCActcactcacctgtgtgtgtttggtgtgtgtgtgtttatgtttgtttgtgtgtgttatgtgtgtgtgtttatgtttgtttgtggtgCTGTATCTGTGGTAATGCTGCTGTTTCCCCAGCAGGTGGAGCAGCCGAGTGAGTATGACCGAGAGTCCTGGGCCCTGAGCGATGAGGAGAGGCTGAAGGTGGTGCCGCTGCTGCACGGGCAAGGAAACAAGCTGTTCAAGCAGGGCCACTACCCGCAGGCCGCCAACAAGTACAAGGAGGGCATCATCTGcatcaaaaacatacaaaccAAGGTACTGCATCATCTGCGGCAAAAACATACAAACCAAGGTACTGCATGATCAACCTCAAAGACATTAAAACCAAGTTACGCGGACTCAGtaacatatgtgcatgtgtgtgtatgtgcacctgtgtgtgagagcatgtgtgtctgtgtgagcaatgtgcacgtgtgtgtgtgtgtgtgtgtgtctgtgtgagcaatgtgcatgtgtgtgtgtgtgtgtgtgtgtgcgtgtgcgtgtgagtgtgtgtgaatgtgtatgtgtgtgtgtgtgtgtgtgtgtgaatatgtgtgtaatCTCTGTGGCCTTTGTCCACCAGGAGAAGGCGTGGGATCCTCCTTGGCTGAAACTGGAAAAGATggcgcacactctcacactgaactACTGTCAGTGTCTGTTGCGTGTAGAGGAGTACTATGAGGTCATCGAGCACACCACTGACATCATCAACCAGCACCCAGGTCAGAGCCGCCCGATTGGGAAAATGCTTCAGTGCTTTCAGTTCTTTCAGCAGTATTTCAGCAGGGAGAGAATCCATCTGTACTGTATTTCAGCAGGGAGAGAATCCAACTGTCCTGTATTTCAGCAGGGAGAGAATCCAACTGTCCTGTATTTCAGCAGGGCGAGAATCCATCTCGAGCGCCAGGCCTGATTGGTGTGCTCGGTCTGCCCGTTAGTCTCCGGGTGGAACCCACAGGAAAGGCTCACCATCGCTCCGAAGAGGCACGCCAAAACCGCGCTGCAAACTGGGGACCACAGTCAGACACCACGTCTAGAGGAAGATAGTGGATCCGAAAAACACATGGT encodes:
- the aipl1 gene encoding aryl-hydrocarbon-interacting protein-like 1 isoform X4, yielding MEQTLMLGVEGVRKTILHGGSSEMPRFITGTKHTGLYPMVAKSLRRIAEGKDPVDWHIHTCGMANMFAYHSLGYEDLDQLQKEPQPLYFVLELVKVEQPSEYDRESWALSDEERLKVVPLLHGQGNKLFKQGHYPQAANKYKEGIICIKNIQTKEKAWDPPWLKLEKMAHTLTLNYCQCLLRVEEYYEVIEHTTDIINQHPGVMKAYYLRAKAHMEVWNESEAQADFQKVLDLDPGMRKVVRREMQVLSMRMEEKREEEKLKYRGMF
- the aipl1 gene encoding aryl-hydrocarbon-interacting protein-like 1 isoform X2, producing the protein MEQTLMLGVEGVRKTILHGGSSEMPRFITGTKVGVPMEVVIGNMFKLEVWETLLTSMRIGEVAEFWCDVTHTGLYPMVAKSLRRIAEGKDPVDWHIHTCGMANMFAYHSLGYEDLDQLQKEPQPLYFVLELVKVEQPSEYDRESWALSDEERLKVVPLLHGQGNKLFKQGHYPQAANKYKEGIICIKNIQTKEKAWDPPWLKLEKMAHTLTLNYCQCLLRVEEYYEVIEHTTDIINQHPGVMKAYYLRAKAHMEVWNESEAQADFQKVLDLDPGMRKVVRREMQVLSMRMEEKREEEKLKYRGMF
- the aipl1 gene encoding aryl-hydrocarbon-interacting protein-like 1 isoform X1, translating into MEQTLMLGVEGVRKTILHGGSSEMPRFITGTKLCDDERTVLDDSKKVGVPMEVVIGNMFKLEVWETLLTSMRIGEVAEFWCDVTHTGLYPMVAKSLRRIAEGKDPVDWHIHTCGMANMFAYHSLGYEDLDQLQKEPQPLYFVLELVKVEQPSEYDRESWALSDEERLKVVPLLHGQGNKLFKQGHYPQAANKYKEGIICIKNIQTKEKAWDPPWLKLEKMAHTLTLNYCQCLLRVEEYYEVIEHTTDIINQHPGVMKAYYLRAKAHMEVWNESEAQADFQKVLDLDPGMRKVVRREMQVLSMRMEEKREEEKLKYRGMF
- the aipl1 gene encoding aryl-hydrocarbon-interacting protein-like 1 isoform X6 — its product is MEQTLMLGVEGVRKTILHGGSSEMPRFITGTKVTFHFRTQLCDDERTVLDDSKKVGVPMEVVIGNMFKLEVWETLLTSMRIGEVAEFWCDVTHTGLYPMVAKSLRRIAEGKDPVDWHIHTCGMANMFAYHSLGYEDLDQLQKEPQPLYFVLELVKVEQPSEYDRESWALSDEERLKVVPLLHGQGNKLFKQGHYPQAANKYKEGIICIKNIQTKEKAWDPPWLKLEKMAHTLTLNYCQCLLRVEEYYEVIEHTTDIINQHPGVMKAYYLRAKAHMEVWNESEAQADFQKVLDLDPGMRKVVRREMQVLSMRMEEKREEEKLKYRGMF